In Stomoxys calcitrans chromosome 2, idStoCalc2.1, whole genome shotgun sequence, the following proteins share a genomic window:
- the LOC106095681 gene encoding neprilysin-11 — translation MLERQIFLSALLALILASQAYAAKANRNQQQTKQRQAQNYQNTVPIGPPVPEFQTIKERHYTSGEMLKLMNLEGDPCMDFYDYVCGNWLQAQNVSESEENQIITLNNRMELNVIRLLQRKFEYTNNTNSVVYKFYRSCISATEEDQRAFAKGFVSSYGGLPDIKDTWRERSYQWNDIIAKLKLDYNLDILITFSNLPNGRPVLSEPQSTILPTELCNSEAASQIDEKDEIFDAIQMDIKDKLQAWFAFEEADATRLAGDIQRFEFDLCKYMRKSELLNVAPPGEEETAAEDNSTARGPGVRNRAQNRNNAELENNPRLNNFVSQMLGLAQGQARSEFEATSSAEYLQYLISINGRKPSFANYIIYRALSELTLPVGQPPEERQTFCIRKAMQTFPEYVGNLYQSSIGGRFKDFMKQDIASIFREIKEAVPRNMKKYVDSLQVSEPLYAAGPATEPQSVVISVNGNYWEILKSVIITNNQQQAPQMGATGQQRGRSNTPLPSVANVVEAFATNLASNEKHIQFGYGLLKPPFYFFNYPRSLKYSSLGFVLARELVKRYIDEQQSLEGRALSSYAQLDLNEFLTNRACFRSQVSGYFFNTPDEFRNGTQLKEIMADASALSIAFLAYNNWLEKQDALSPELKFETMPNMNFSNTQLFFINFAQIRCSAKYTKEEGAGEFLEYFPRDLNTLERWNVNGPLSNDMEFGLDFNCPLGSEMNFGDKCSIISNEFKSGY, via the coding sequence ATGTTAGAAAGACAAATTTTCCTCAGCGCACTGTTGGCACTGATATTGGCCTCTCAGGCCTATGCGGCCAAGGCAAATCGCAATCAGCAACAAACTAAACAACGCCAAGCCCAAAATTACCAAAATACGGTGCCTATTGGGCCACCTGTGCCGGAATTTCAGACTATTAAGGAACGCCATTATACCTCGGGGGAAATGTTAAAACTTATGAATCTCGAAGGGGATCCCTGCATGGATTTCTATGACTATGTCTGTGGCAATTGGTTGCAGGCACAAAATGTCAGCGAATCCGAAGAGAATCAAATCATCACCTTAAACAATCGCATGGAGCTGAATGTTATTCGACTGCTACAAAGGAAATTCGAATAtacaaataatacaaattccgTGGTTTATAAATTCTATCGCTCCTGTATCTCCGCCACCGAGGAAGATCAGAGAGCGTTTGCCAAGGGTTTTGTCAGCAGCTATGGTGGGTTGCCGGATATTAAGGATACATGGCGAGAGAGAAGCTATCAGTGGAATGATATTATAGCCAAGCTGAAGTTGGACTACAATTTGGACATCTTGATCACTTTCTCCAATTTGCCCAATGGCCGTCCCGTGCTGAGTGAACCCCAGAGCACCATACTGCCCACAGAGTTGTGCAACTCCGAGGCTGCCTCACAAATCGATGAAAAGGATGAAATCTTTGATGCCATACAAATGGACATCAAGGATAAGTTGCAGGCCTGGTTTGCATTTGAGGAGGCCGATGCCACTCGTTTGGCCGGAGACATACAACGCTTTGAGTTTGATCTTTGCAAGTATATGCGAAAAAGTGAACTGTTGAATGTGGCCCCTCCCGGGGAGGAGGAAACTGCGGCAGAGGACAATTCCACCGCCAGAGGCCCAGGCGTCAGAAATAGAGCCCAAAATCGCAATAATGCCGAACTGGAGAATAATCCCAGATTGAACAATTTTGTTTCGCAAATGCTGGGTCTAGCCCAGGGTCAAGCCAGAAGTGAGTTTGAGGCCACCTCCAGCGCCGAGTATCTTCAATATCTCATCAGTATTAACGGCCGCAAGCCTTCGTTTGCCAATTACATAATCTACAGGGCTTTGTCGGAGCTAACCCTACCCGTGGGTCAACCTCCTGAGGAACGTCAAACTTTTTGCATTCGCAAAGCAATGCAAACTTTTCCCGAGTATGTGGGCAACCTGTATCAGAGCAGTATAGGCGGACGCTTCAAGGACTTTATGAAACAAGATATCGCTTCCATTTTTCGAGAAATTAAGGAAGCCGTACCCAGAAATATGAAAAAGTATGTGGACTCTTTGCAGGTCAGTGAGCCTTTGTATGCTGCAGGCCCGGCCACAGAACCACAGTCTGTTGTCATAAGTGTCAATGGAAACTATTGGGAAATTTTAAAGTCCGTCATCATTACCAATAACCAGCAACAGGCGCCACAAATGGGTGCCACGGGCCAGCAAAGGGGACGCAGCAATACGCCATTGCCTTCAGTGGCAAATGTTGTGGAAGCCTTTGCCACCAACTTGGCCAGCAATGAGAAGCACATACAATTTGGCTATGGTCTGCTCAAGCCTCCATTCTATTTCTTCAACTACCCCAGATCTTTGAAATATTCCTCTCTGGGTTTTGTCTTGGCGCGGGAATTGGTAAAACGCTACATTGATGAGCAGCAGAGCTTAGAAGGCCGAGCCTTGTCTTCCTATGCCCAATTGGATCTCAACGAGTTTCTGACGAATCGAGCATGTTTTCGCTCGCAGGTTAGCGGCTACTTTTTCAATACACCCGATGAATTTCGCAATGGCACTCAGTTGAAGGAAATCATGGCTGATGCCAGTGCTTTGAGCATAGCCTTTTTGGCCTATAACAATTGGCTAGAGAAACAGGATGCCCTTAGTCctgaattgaaatttgaaaccatgCCCAACATGAACTTTAGCAACACTCAAttgtttttcataaattttgctcaaatacgtTGCTCGGCCAAGTATACCAAGGAGGAGGGTGCTGGTGAATTCTTGGAATATTTCCCACGCGATCTAAACACTTTGGAAAGgtggaatgtaaatgggccccTGAGTAATGATATGGAATTTGGTTTGGATTTCAATTGCCCTTTGGGTTCGGAAATGAATTTTGGTGATAAATGTTCAATAATATCGAATGAATTTAAAAGTGgatattaa
- the LOC106095691 gene encoding neprilysin-4, whose protein sequence is MSKQLSSPIPSRVRVIFVWLLSLSHHPLLRVCGGETTIFPIYKQEESMRNAKSKEVHNYMNVSVNPCEDFYEYSCGNWHKYHSPPAGGGKDNVETLHTILEHKVDKDLLILLDENVTIEDSSDARRLKIFYKSCLDAKQGEILHQQFVSDLIKANGGFPAVPGSNWMAHHHNYDWQHIVAVLRLKYGLNILIGMEVDNNFQTMEENSLYLQEPSTLLPRHLCNAKVTQSIDVTDHQYDVIEQQVAENLRAWLSMNKEEALHVAADMVTFEHDLCRAMYVDEQDEVEEDFIGSAQSVNRTKAYPRKNLHSFTHEFNNTLQFNTIVMNSFGVAVTKPVFMKSPKYFEQLVRVIEDTEEYNKTVVANYIMYQTLTHFNFPRNDTPRSRPSYCLAVVKKYFPHILGAIYKSKYANHMDKITEIFEELKKIFYDAFENHWIHDGTGRLGKKRLGDMTLHFPSYDQPPLKVDFARNDFWNNLRLIMGQIKDSDVSRLLSAYPPQPMDEVEAYETRMVYRPYQNRIDMGWGLLQAPYYQHFLPRAMAYAVIGHKLAHTMATAFDDKGWSAENKDRKNWDTQTAVEYYKKANCFTQQIGNYLNNDPDSFHNVTKSRQLIAQSIGVSMAFNAYLDWLNLQSPSNDQETLIKETLPEFGFTNTQLFFIAFAQAHCEARKKPKKPEPKLVLSPLSKHSMTRYEVNGPLMNFLEFAREFHCPIGSEMNAADKCIIY, encoded by the coding sequence ATGTCTAAACAATTGTCATCACCAATACCCAGTAGAGTTCGAGTCATTTTTGTATGGTTATTGTCATTGAGCCATCATCCGCTGTTAAGGGTATGTGGAGGGGAAACCACTATATTTCCCATCTACAAGCAGGAAGAATCTATGAGAAATGCCAAAAGTAAGGAAGTTCATAATTATATGAACGTAAGTGTGAATCCTTGTGAGGATTTTTATGAATATTCATGTGgcaactggcataaatatcacaGCCCTCCAGCAGGAGGAGGCAAAGACAATGTGGAGACTTTGCATACCATACTGGAGCATAAGGTGGACAAGGACTTGCTTATATTGCTAGATGAAAACGTGACCATTGAGGACAGCTCCGATGCTAGAAGGCTGAAGATATTCTACAAAAGTTGCCTAGATGCCAAACAAGGTGAGATTCTACATCAGCAGTTTGTCAGTGACCTGATAAAGGCCAATGGAGGATTTCCGGCGGTGCCAGGCTCCAATTGGATGGCCCATCACCACAACTACGATTGGCAGCACATAGTGGCCGTGTTGCGTTTGAAATATGGCCTCAATATTCTCATAGGAATGGAGGTGGATAACAACTTCCAGACTATGGAGGAAAATAGTTTGTATCTGCAGGAGCCTTCGACTTTGTTGCCACGCCATCTGTGCAATGCCAAGGTGACGCAGAGCATTGATGTAACCGATCACCAGTATGATGTCATTGAACAGCAGGTGGCAGAAAATCTGAGGGCCTGGCTTTCCATGAACAAGGAGGAGGCTTTGCATGTGGCTGCCGATATGGTGACCTTTGAACATGACCTTTGTCGCGCAATGTATGTCGACGAACAGGATGAAGTGGAAGAGGATTTCATAGGCAGCGCTCAGTCTGTGAATCGAACCAAAGCATACCCCAGGAAAAATTTGCATAGTTTTACCCATGAATTCAACAACACTTTGCAGTTTAACACCATTGTCATGAATAGCTTTGGCGTAGCCGTCACCAAGCCGGTTTTTATGAAAAGTCCCAAATATTTCGAACAATTAGTGCGGGTGATTGAAGACACCGAGGAGTATAACAAGACCGTGGTGGCCAATTATATCATGTACCAAACACTCACCCATTTTAATTTCCCCCGCAATGATACACCCCGCAGTCGACCCTCCTATTGCCTGGCGGTGGTGAAGAAATATTTCCCCCACATTTTGGGGGCCATCTACAAAAGTAAATATGCCAATCACATGGATAAAATTACTGAGATTTTTGAGGAACTGAAAAAGATTTTCTATGATGCCTTCGAAAATCACTGGATACATGATGGCACCGGACGTTTGGGCAAGAAGCGGCTGGGCGACATGACATTACATTTTCCCAGCTACGATCAGCCGCCTTTAAAGGTAGATTTTGCACGCAATGATTTTTGGAATAATCTACGCCTCATAATGGGTCAGATAAAAGACAGTGATGTGTCGCGCCTGCTATCGGCCTATCCCCCTCAGCCCATGGATGAGGTGGAGGCCTATGAGACCCGCATGGTGTACAGGCCCTATCAGAACCGCATCGATATGGGTTGGGGTCTATTGCAGGCACCCTATTATCAGCACTTTTTGCCTAGAGCCATGGCATATGCCGTCATTGGCCACAAGTTAGCCCATACCATGGCCACGGCCTTTGACGATAAGGGCTGGAGTGCAGAGAATAAGGATCGCAAGAACTGGGACACCCAAACGGCTGTGGAAtactacaagaaggccaattgttTTACCCAACAAATTGGCAATTATTTAAACAATGACCCCGACAGCTTTCACAATGTCACCAAGTCTCGTCAATTGATTGCCCAAAGCATAGGTGTGAGCATGGCCTTTAATGCCTATCTGGATTGGCTTAACCTGCAGAGTCCCAGCAATGACCAGGAGACTTTGATCAAAGAAACTTTACCGGAGTTTGGTTTTACCAATACCCAATTATTTTTCATAGCCTTTGCCCAGGCCCATTGTGAGGCTCGCAAAAAGCCCAAAAAACCCGAACCCAAATTGGTTCTCAGTCCCTTGAGCAAACACTCTATGACACGTTACGAGGTAAATGGACCACTGATGAATTTTCTAGAATTTGCTCGAGAATTTCATTGTCCCATAGGCAGTGAAATGAATGCAGCCGATAAGTGTATCATTTATTAG
- the LOC106095690 gene encoding endothelin-converting enzyme homolog encodes MLHKLDLSCLTIVLLLICAKLSAGQAVTQKPLPPPPPTSPHSTQTTKSPQNDTQLLEVLRLEQVKWLRRQKAQEMLRYLNTQQLPCKDFYEYGCGNWLKAQLADQAVQPGESWSVEDAMEAQLIRQIQNILTDAENAAQLNGTMVKSFYCSCLHAEAESSEQKKYIRTFVEYYGGLPYMRDSTWQETNYNWTKVIGQLKHRYNLDILIRFTIPKTRPDRGATTPILEEPSRTVLPPHLCNYLAAEQARENGDEVFNGIQSEIKDNLMAWLDLGDTDATRLAGDIQRFEFELCKYMRKRDLRDLPFGGNETDWRYNAIVYNTMHGVPQPKITNQIVPVSILDSRYGLDFSKFVEVCVGTINAPRTFYFRDEEYFQHLSTIAKKGLTPSFAYYIMYRALSEILIPRNLAASERPNYCARKTLQLFPNALGDLYQAQYRDDRVLKDLQHILDYIKKTFARSIETNAHWLPEFLRSDIKQRSWSIREPEFHAGLEMNKNPKMDNNNQFWSLLDAVMLQSAHQHMDELRSYTTLSRQNLRDFVVTYAINDEKRIQFSWDLLQAPFYNYNYPMAMKFSSVGFVMAREMVKYFDQQGWENSPAPLVNVWNVNTVVKFNHIKECFRTQASNYLYNAPQVFRNGTQLRQFLADSNAVNIAFGAYINWLEEQPINGEELQMETLPDVDFTNTQLFFINFAQTRCAARPTNDKASKSEHFPMARHNLERMSINGPLWNGYEFGRDFNCRVGANMNVHDKCSSF; translated from the coding sequence ATGTTACACAAACTGGATTTGAGCTGCCTCACCATTGTGCTGCTGctaatttgtgccaaattaagTGCAGGTCAGGCAGTGACACAAAAGCCActgccgccgccgccgccgacGTCGCCGCATtcaacacaaacaacaaaaagtcCCCAAAATGATACTCAGCTGCTTGAGGTGCTTCGCCTGGAACAAGTGAAGTGGCTGCGCCGCCAAAAGGCCCAAGAAATGTTACGCTATCTGAATACACAGCAGTTGCCCTGCAAGGATTTCTACGAATATGGCTGCGGCAATTGGCTGAAGGCCCAACTGGCCGACCAGGCTGTGCAGCCGGGCGAGTCTTGGAGTGTGGAGGATGCCATGGAGGCCCAATTGATTCgtcaaattcaaaatattttgacTGATGCTGAAAATGCGGCACAACTCAATGGTACCATGGTGAAGAGTTTCTATTGTTCTTGCCTGCATGCCGAGGCCGAGTCGTCTGAACAGAAGAAGTATATCAGAACATTTGTGGAGTACTATGGGGGACTGCCCTACATGCGAGATAGCACATGGCAGGAGACCAACTACAATTGGACCAAAGTTATAGGTCAACTCAAGCATCGCTATAACTTGGATATTTTGATTCGTTTTACCATACCCAAGACCAGGCCGGATCGTGGGGCAACGACCCCCATACTAGAGGAGCCCAGCAGGACTGTACTACCTCCCCACCTATGCAACTATTTGGCCGCTGAGCAGGCCAGGGAAAACGGGGATGAGGTCTTCAATGGCATTCAATCGGAGATAAAGGATAATCTCATGGCCTGGCTGGATTTGGGCGACACAGATGCCACTCGGCTGGCGGGCGATATACAACGCTTCGAATTCGAGCTCTGCAAATACATGAGGAAGCGCGATCTTAGAGATCTACCCTTTGGAGGAAACGAAACCGATTGGCGCTACAATGCAATAgtctacaataccatgcatgGAGTGCCTCAGCCCAAAATTACCAACCAGATCGTGCCGGTGAGTATCTTGGATAGTCGATATGGTCTGGACTTCAGCAAATTTGTTGAAGTTTGCGTGGGCACCATAAATGCGCCTCGAACATTCTACTTTCGCGATGAGGAGTATTTTCAACATCTCAGCACCATAGCTAAAAAGGGCTTAACACCCTCGTTTGCCTACTACATTATGTATCGGGCCTTGTCTGAAATTCTAATACCCCGAAATCTGGCTGCCTCCGAACGTCCCAACTATTGTGCTCGCAAAACTTTGCAACTTTTCCCCAATGCTCTGGGTGACCTATATCAGGCTCAGTACCGTGACGATCGTGTTCTCAAGGACTTGCAGCATATTTTGGATTACATCAAGAAAACCTTTGCCAGGAGTATTGAAACGAATGCCCACTGGCTGCCGGAATTCTTGCGCAGCGACATCAAACAGCGCTCATGGTCAATCAGAGAACCTGAATTCCATGCTGGCCTTGAAATGAACAAAAATCCCAAAATGGATAACAACAACCAATTTTGGAGTCTGCTGGATGCGGTGATGCTGCAAAGTGCCCACCAGCACATGGATGAATTGAGGAGTTACACAACGCTGAGTAGACAAAATCTGCGTGATTTTGTAGTGACCTATGCCATCAATGATGAAAAGCGTATCCAGTTCAGCTGGGATCTCTTGCAGGCACCCTTCTATAACTACAACTATCCCATGGCAATGAAATTCTCCTCGGTGGGTTTTGTAATGGCCCGAGAAATGGTCAAATATTTCGATCAACAGGGCTGGGAGAATAGTCCTGCCCCCCTGGTGAATGTTTGGAATGTGAACACAGTTGTGAAATTTAATCACATTAAGGAATGTTTTCGCACCCAGGCAAGCAATTATCTCTACAATGCACCTCAGGTCTTTCGCAATGGCACCCAGCTAAgacagtttttggccgattccaATGCTGTGAATATAGCCTTTGGTGCCTACATCAATTGGCTGGAGGAGCAGCCAATCAATGGGGAGGAGTTGCAGATGGAAACCTTGCCCGACGTGGATTTCACCAATACCCAGTTGTTTTTTATCAACTTTGCCCAAACACGATGTGCTGCTAGGCCCACAAATGATAAAGCCtcaaaatcggaacattttcCCATGGCCCGTCATAATCTGGAGAGAATGTCCATTAATGGCCCTTTATGGAATGGCTATGAATTTGGTAGGGATTTCAATTGTCGTGTGGGAGCTAACATGAATGTGCATGACAAATGCTCGTCTTTTTAA